In Ooceraea biroi isolate clonal line C1 chromosome 1, Obir_v5.4, whole genome shotgun sequence, the genomic stretch ATGGCACAAGAAGTATTAACGTATTTAAATCCGTCATCAGGCAGGACGTACGTGGACATGACGTTTGGCGCTGGTGGTCATGCCAAGAGACTTTTGCAACGTTCACCCGACATAAAGATTTTCGCGCTAGACAGAGATCCCGTGGCACACGAATATGCCCGACAGTTGTCGCAGAAATATCCCGGGAAAATAATCCCTTTGCTGGGCAGATTCTCCGAGTTACCGCAGTTACTTGAACCGTACAGCGTTGAGAGAAACAGCATAGACGGCTTCCTGTTTGACTTCGGTTGTTCGTCGATGCAGTTTGACACGGCAGACAGAGGTTTCGCCTTATCGAAGGACGGGCCTCTGGATATGAGAATGGACGGATTTCGATGTCCAGAACAGCCTACTGCCGCGGATGTACTGGAAAGAGCCACGGAAGAGGATCTGGCTCGCATAATAAAGACATACGGAGAGGAAAAGCGAGCGAAAAAAATTGCCCGTGCCATCGTCGAGGCTAGATACATGTTTCGGGAGTTGAAGACGACGAAGGAACTGGCTCAGCTGATCGAGTCCACCCTAGATGGCGAAACCCGAACGGACAGCCTCGGCAGATTTTCGCACAGTGCCACAAAAACGTTTCAGGCTCTCAGGATTTTTGTCAATAACGAATTAAATGAGATCAATTATGGCATGCTTCTCGCGGATATATACTTGAAGACCTCTGGCCGTTTAATCACCATCTGTTTCCACGCGCTCGAGGATACTATAATCAAGAGACACATCTCTGGAAACATAACGGACAACATGGCTAATACCGTGGCATTAAAGTATGCGAATCATGATAAAATCTTCGATAAAAGCGAATGCGAAACGCTGACAGCGTCACCATGGAAAATGATGCATAAGCATGTCCTGACACCCACGAACGAAGAAATCGAGACAAATCCGAGATCGCGATCAGCGAAATTTCGTGCCATCgtcaaaattcaataaatctGTCTTGTCCATAATATTAAGACTTGCGATGTCTCGTGCTTCTCGCTCGATTGTAATTCGAGAAACGGTGTGGAGCGTGTTTTAGAGATAGATTTACTTATTGTAATGTAATTATCATGTgcgtatattatatagtatatgcatatgtataaacaataaataaaagaatacaaGCTGCTCGAGCAAAGAactgtttattataatatatatagtatttgACGCGTTTCAGGCAAAGATATCTTTTCCGCTGATAAATAACCATCGCAATTAAAACAAACCCTCTATCTCGTCCGTTTCGCTATTCCAGTCCATGTCGTAGATACTCGGTCTAGTTGAGAGACCGGGCATCATCataatctgaaaaatatataacgatataaaatatgtaaccTGTATGGAagttgtttaaataattgttagataaatattttccaacTTGACAATCAGGATACGCACCTCGCCTACCATGGGAACGACGAATCCGGCGCCGACCGAGACGAATATATCTGTAATATCGAGGGTAAAACCGACCGGTGCGCCTTTGACAGACGGATCTCCGGTTATTGAATTGGACGTTTTTGCCATACATATTGGGAGTCTGTTGTATCCTAATTTGTTGTACTTTTCGATCTTTTTCTGCACCTACaacgacgaaaaatggaaatttataaattccaaTAATATCATTGCACGTTCATCATCGCGATCTCACGCGCATCAATCATTATTGCCAATTTTATTATGTCATTTCCAAACTACTTTCCGTAACCGTAGGTATGCAAGAGCATCTGTTCACCTTTTCCGCAAGGATAACTTGACCGGCACCGTACATTTCTCTGGCGACCTTGTTAATTTTCTCCTCGATGCTGTCCTCGAGATCGTACAACATCTTGAAATTACTAGGTTTCTCAGTAGCGGCTATCACTGCGTCCGCAAGTGCTGTAGCACCAGCACCACCCTCGGCCCAATGAGTGCATATCACCGCATCAGCTGCACCGCTCTTCAATGCTGCCTGTCTGACTAGCTCCAGCTCCGCTTGAGTATCGGTGCTGAAAGATTAGAATATCGCTCGGTATGCATCATGTaacatcatcatcatttaaacattacaatttaaaaGACACTCACCTGTGAGAATTGATGGCGACGATTACGGGCACGCCGTACTTGAGGCCATTGCTGATGTGCTTTTGCAGATTCGGTAGACCCTTTCTAACAAGTTCGACATTCTCTTCGAGGTACTCTCTTTTCAAGGGTGCTCCGGTTATCACTGCCGGCCCGCCGCCATGCATCTTCAGCGCGCGGATAGTCGCGACAAGTACGACGGCGTTCGGCACGTGCCCCGAGGTGCGGCACTTGATGTCAAAGAACTTTTGCATGCCGATATCCGATCCGAAGCCAGCCTCCGTTACTACGATGCCTTGCGGTCCGACCAGTTTTAGGGCAACGGCGTCGGCGATAATGGATGAACAACCGTGAGCTATATTGGCGAACGGCCCAGCGTGTACCATTACTGGTGTACCTTCCAATGATTGCATCAATGTCGGTTCTATAGCATCTTTCAGCAGAATTGCCATTGCTCCCGTCATGCCCTGATAATTAATggatttttaatgtaaattgttTTTGACAATCGATGATTACCTTGAAATATTCTCTAcgtaaaagtttcaagtaacaTTACTAACGAAATCTTCAGCAGTTAAGGGTTCGCCGCTCTTGCTAAATCCGACAACGATGTCGCCAAGGCGCTTTTTCATATCCTCGACACTTGTCGATAGTGCCAAGATTGCCATTATCTCAGATCCAACGGAAATACAGAAGGAAGTTTCTCTCGT encodes the following:
- the LOC105274938 gene encoding probable methyltransferase-like protein 15 homolog produces the protein MIRRLKLKFNKNISSLCLVSGRRYSLKYDECPNENPHIPVMAQEVLTYLNPSSGRTYVDMTFGAGGHAKRLLQRSPDIKIFALDRDPVAHEYARQLSQKYPGKIIPLLGRFSELPQLLEPYSVERNSIDGFLFDFGCSSMQFDTADRGFALSKDGPLDMRMDGFRCPEQPTAADVLERATEEDLARIIKTYGEEKRAKKIARAIVEARYMFRELKTTKELAQLIESTLDGETRTDSLGRFSHSATKTFQALRIFVNNELNEINYGMLLADIYLKTSGRLITICFHALEDTIIKRHISGNITDNMANTVALKYANHDKIFDKSECETLTASPWKMMHKHVLTPTNEEIETNPRSRSAKFRAIVKIQ